A single Anopheles maculipalpis chromosome 3RL, idAnoMacuDA_375_x, whole genome shotgun sequence DNA region contains:
- the LOC126561597 gene encoding uncharacterized protein LOC126561597: MADTKTTTMTTATSSEATNLVPPSTATATEMATQTVAVQSDNGPSSEQTTPTKTETTTTAVRTMIETATMTDAVELKESESSVPESPPAAETAAPVEAKSTTPSETIVLEGAATVKESVEAEEEPDTLSPLMTDNHTFLQHQELMREEPLVDEQLALDEPGSSSPQQHFHRHHNHHHGGEEVHDYGIYDDDEQEDDDEDEDDEDIDDEDEMFMRDQDDQERNMKHSDTKESISSIDSDVSLSYDRRSSSELPQHQQQLRQNSEDAGAGSSDDAAKDSGCEIMKKSSGEGANETGTQEDAEDGGAFEIPDDEMCERIIEQVEFYFSNDNILKDAFLLKHVRRNKEGFVSLKLVSSFKRVRQLTKDWRVVGYAIKRKSVKIEVNDLGTKIRRLDPLPEHDETTPSRTVVATGLPYDKYTVEKVSELFSKCGEISLIRVLRPGGPIPADVRQFINKHPELQQNECALVEFTESASARRAQAMTEFVVLELVAPKKKTGKKATNVTKFVESYKVAAGHDIERSRGGEGFDRFRMRRGSGFYPKSDMMVGTLYQQQQVAPHHHHHHHHQMLPMMSQPMQAPLQQDPHQHQQQSPPMPYMVPHSPQPRKYSFGNETYECYQAPQQQPRRSSAYSLGSDASRKFSSCSEGYSSCGEMSRRTSACSSVPAEGMSRRTSACSEVPSSRRSSNCSDFCSCNARRISQCSTDLMYRRMSQCSADHTGTPVHSAPRKYSAGSNYDRKYANSPELMQQQQQQQQGHLLQRRISMDSTGGYDRKFSSGSITGYHTDGSPNISPRKYSSGGFDPLRKLSNGSDQYYNGRKISTDSGYDRRISIGSECSGPRSRAGSILCNHAGNTPLPTSASEAVVRTPIGPDGSKGFGTRTRRIGQIVPPA; the protein is encoded by the coding sequence ATGGCCGACACaaagacgacgacgatgacgacggcaACGTCCAGTGAAGCAACGAATCTAGTGCCGCCAAGCACAGCTACGGCAACGGAAATGGCAACGCAAACTGTCGCCGTTCAGAGTGACAACGGTCCCAGCAGCGAACAGACGACTCCGACAAAAACGGAGACCACCACAACGGCGGTGAGAACGATGATCGAAACTGCGACGATGACTGACGCCGTTGAGCtgaaagaaagtgaaagttCCGTGCCAGAGTCTCCGCCAGCGGCGGAAACTGCTGCCCCAGTAGAAGCGAAATCGACCACGCCGAGTGAGACAATCGTGCTGGAAGGTGCGGCCACTGTGAAGGAATCGGTAGAAGCGGAAGAAGAACCCGACACACTGTCACCGCTGATGACGGACAATCATACGTTCTTGCAGCATCAGGAGCTGATGCGCGAGGAACCGCTGGTCGATGAACAGCTGGCGTTAGACGAGCCGGGCAGCAGCAGTCCTCAGCAACATTTCCACCGTCACCACAATCATCACCATGGTGGAGAGGAGGTGCATGATTACGGCATCTACGATGATGACGAGCAGgaagacgatgatgaggacgaGGATGATGAAGACATTGATGATGAGGACGAAATGTTTATGCGCGATCAGGACGACCAGGAGCGTAATATGAAGCACTCCGACACGAAGGAATCAATCAGCTCGATCGACAGCGATGTCTCGCTATCGTACGATCGGCGGAGTTCCAGTGAGCTGccgcaacaccagcagcagcttcgcCAGAACTCCGAAGATGCCGGTGCCGGTTCGTCGGATGATGCGGCGAAGGATTCTGGATGTGAAATCATGAAGAAGTCATCGGGCGAAGGTGCAAATGAAACTGGCACACAGGAAGATGCTGAGGATGGCGGTGCGTTCGAGATTCCGGACGATGAAATGTGTGAGCGGATTATTGAGCAGGTAGAGTTCTACTTCTCCAACGACAACATCCTCAAGGATGCGTTCTTGCTGAAGCACGTGCGCCGCAACAAGGAAGGCTTTGTCAGCCTGAAGCTGGTCTCTAGCTTCAAGCGTGTTCGTCAGCTGACAAAGGACTGGCGCGTTGTTGGGTACGCGATCAAGCGCAAGAGTGTAAAGATCGAGGTGAACGACCTGGGCACAAAGATTCGACGTCTGGATCCGTTGCCCGAGCACGATGAAACTACGCCGTCGCGCACGGTTGTCGCTACGGGACTGCCATACGATAAGTACACCGTCGAGAAGGTGTCCGAGTTGTTCTCGAAGTGTGGTGAAATTTCGCTAATCCGTGTGCTTCGGCCGGGTGGTCCTATTCCGGCTGATGTGCGCCAGTTCATCAACAAGCATCCAGAGCTGCAGCAGAACGAGTGTGCCCTGGTAGAGTTCACCGAGTCGGCATCGGCCCGCCGCGCCCAGGCCATGACGGAGTTCGTTGTGCTGGAGCTCGTAGCACCGAAAAAGAAGACCGGCAAGAAGGCCACCAACGTGACCAAGTTTGTCGAAAGCTACAAGGTTGCCGCTGGACATGATATTGAGCGAAGCCGTGGCGGTGAGGGTTTCGATCGCTTCCGAATGCGCCGCGGATCGGGCTTCTATCCCAAGTCGGACATGATGGTCGGTACGCTctatcagcagcaacaggttgcaccgcaccaccaccatcaccatcaccatcagatGCTTCCGATGATGAGCCAACCGATGCAGGCGCCACTGCAGCAGGATccgcaccagcaccagcagcaatcgCCACCGATGCCGTACATGGTGCCACACTCGCCCCAGCCACGCAAGTACTCCTTCGGCAACGAGACGTACGAGTGCTATCAGGcaccacagcagcagccgcgCCGCTCCAGCGCCTATTCGCTCGGATCGGATGCTTCGCGCAAGTTCTCCAGCTGCTCGGAAGGCTACTCGAGCTGCGGTGAAATGTCACGCCGCACGTCTGCATGCTCGTCCGTGCCCGCGGAAGGCATGTCTCGGCGGACGTCCGCCTGCTCGGAAGTGCCATCATCACGACGCTCATCGAACTGTTCGGACTTTTGCTCGTGCAATGCGCGTCGCATCTCGCAGTGCTCCACCGACCTCATGTATCGCCGAATGTCGCAGTGTTCGGCGGATCACACCGGTACACCGGTGCATTCGGCCCCTCGCAAATATTCGGCCGGCTCGAACTACGACCGTAAGTACGCTAATTCGCCGGAACttatgcagcagcaacagcagcaacagcagggaCATCTTCTCCAACGTCGCATCTCGATGGACTCGACCGGTGGGTACGATCGCAAGTTTTCTTCTGGCTCGATCACCGGCTACCACACGGACGGCAGCCCCAACATCTCGCCGCGTAAGTACTCCTCCGGTGGATTCGATCCGCTGCGTAAGCTGTCGAACGGTTCGGATCAGTACTACAATGGCCGCAAGATCTCGACCGATTCTGGTTACGATCGACGCATCTCGATCGGATCGGAATGTTCGGGACCACGATCGCGCGCCGGCAGTATCCTTTGCAATCATGCGGGCAACACACCCCTACCGACGTCTGCTAGTGAAGCCGTTGTACGCACTCCAATTGGACCGGATGGCAGCAAGGGTTTCGGTACGCGCACACGTCGCATCGGCCAGATTGTGCCACCGGCCTAA